Genomic DNA from Eleutherodactylus coqui strain aEleCoq1 chromosome 8, aEleCoq1.hap1, whole genome shotgun sequence:
gtacagctccaatgctggaagacatccatcggggttctcttactgtatattgccagcctctctgctgtcggagcctatccaacgtatcacctcatgcagtactggctttagccagcatatagcgccgttgtataacgtcagaaaaagagtaagccccccaggaaaaccaagatacaaattggattggaaagagttaatagccTGTTTGGCTGTTATGGGTCTGTATGCTGTCCAGTCTAGTACATTGTAAAGTCAAGTTGTGTTCCCCAAAGTGCTGTTGTAACCATTTCAGGCTTTCCTCACAGATAGGCAATAATATGGAATTTTAGCTGATGGTGGTGGTGGGATGTAACTACTGGCTGAAACAACCTTATGTGCATGGTAAACTACAATTATTACTAGACAACCAAATGTGATCCTCCATCATGACTGgtgtccccattgacttctagatGAATCGTACTTCCTGATGGTTTCCTCGGATGGCCCCGTAACCTTGGGTGCACAGGCGACTGTGAATGCCAGCTTGCTGATAGTAAATGACAGTACGAGTCTCATAGCGGATCCAGGACTGTTTCATTTCCATTGGGTCTACAGCCCTCTGCTGCTCCTGCACCACTCGCAGAGAGGATCCAGCTCCGTTATTACTCTGCGGGGTGAATCTCCGGGGTCCTACCCTATATCTGTCCAGGTGACCGAAAGATCCTGCTCAACGTGCGAACCCATCGCAAGAAACACTACAGAGCTCCAGATTACAAGTAGGCAATGTCTGTCCAATACTGTGTCTAGTGATGGCCACATTACGTGGCGGAGTATATTTGGGGCATGTGTAGACAGTTGGGTATCATGAAGATCTTGGATCCAGATCCAACATCCAAATTCGGCCTGGCTTGTGGCATAACAAGTCACCCTGGGGTCCTATAGCAAGACTTCCTTTCTGCCTTCGCCTATCAGCGCTCTATGTGCTCTTACCCACTGAGCTCTACACTTTCATGTCTTCTCTCTCCCCGTCCACCAATATTAGGTGCCCTTCACTCCTCAGGACAatttaaagggtaactaaactttttaaaaacttctgacatgccaGAAGTTTTGATCGTTGGCTGTTTGGAtgctaagacccccaccgatcgcgGAAATGAACAGGCAGAAGCGCTTATCTCAGGGCTGTTttgaaaaacagtgccacacctgttcaCGGGTTGTGCGCAGCATTGCAACTTGGCTCCGCTCACTGCTATGGAGGTGAGCTAAGATACAACGTGTGAATAGGTGTGGTTTCGTGTTGGTTTGccatttaggccgctttcacactgctgagaaaattgcgcgagatCTGTGCGTATGCATTTTTGCACCTGCCTTAGCGCAACGTATACGCGCTATGAACAAGGATTGTTTGTGCGTGcattggcgcattttactgtattctttTGTGCACCGTGAGGGCATGTTCTTTTGTATGCAGCAGGTGAACACGCCCCcattttaaatggctatttagtgtaatgaattccagatgtggtttttttttacggAATTGCGCACCTTACTACGCATCTGTGCGTGaactgcacacctcccatagacttctatttgcGCACAAAATAGGGAAGGTCCTTTTTTGCGTGTGTGAGAAATGTGCTTGCAAAGATCGCAGAAGTGTACGAACCCATTgttatcagtgggttctattctctgatgAGTATTGTGCACGCAAATTTGGCACGCacaaatccgctcgtgtgagggagcccttataCCGCGGCTGTCTTCATATGTGGCCCCTAGGATACAGAAGCAACTGTAGCCTAAAGCGAATGCAGCCGTCACCATGTAAACTATGAAGAAGTGCAGCGTGTAACCAGCAGTGTGACCCCTTCATTCTCaagatcactgggggtcctgaAAGTCACAATAAGATGGCATAACCTAGTTTATTGTAATCAATTTGTGTGGTGGGCATAACCCTTTCATGGCCAGTTGCCAGGTTCTCCAATACACAAGATTTGCAGTCAGTATTGGCCAACCTGCTTCTCATCTGTATGACCAACCTTAAACCAATTCAAGAATCTTACACCAAGGTGAGAACACGTAGCAGACCCAAAGACATCCTAACCTGGCTGCTAGATCCCTTAGTAGATGGATCCCTCAGCTGCACCAACCTCCTGCTGGACCAGAGTCCTGGCTGATTTCTCCAACCTGCACTCACACAATGgctttttgtggggaaaatgtctattttttttaactagtgAGTGaagaaaaaagggcaaaaaactgACACAGTGGTGCAAtcttttttagaaaaatgtgcacataaaaatagataaaaacCAGCACAATTCTTTGCTGGCCAACCGTAATCGGTTGCACAGTTTCTGATGTGGCGGGACCTAGAATTTTGATACACTCCCCTCCTTCTATCATACCACATAGAACCAGCCCTTGAAAGAACTGAAAAGGAAAAGCAAAAACACCCTGCTGTTTTTTCCTACACCGGAGTAGCTCCACCTCCTTTTCTTTTTACCACTTTCGTtatcactattttttttaactggatttttttctttaaattaaatgtTATTGAGCTCTTTAGACGCCATTTTGAAGTCCCTGTAAAGGACTTAAAAAATGGGATTGTTTGATCGCTAGTATAGTGCGTCACATTACTTatgcagtgcattctactaatcctacgacagcagcctattagacctcgcaagaggcagggcttaataggcagagTTACTAGACAGACACAAAGGCCTTTCTCaagcctaaggctagtttcacacggggtattgatgatatcgggccgtgaatcacgacCAGATATTGCACTTTCCATCATATGAAAGCCTCGCCCCTTATGTGAAGAcagcctcgcatccatggggatgaagggagttccccgtggggctgaaggaatcgcgatgttctcccattgttttcaatggggccggcctggctgtgaagacaatgggcgatatcacaggaagatggaacatgctgcaatgtgtttgccgcatagcatcgcatcatggtgccatgcgggaaaacatcgctattgtgaatgaacccattcaaaagactggctttcatatttgtgcgagatttgtgttttTCGCAACGCCCAAATTTTGCAcgtttttctcgccagtgtgaaactgggagcaaccatgctcccattcattgaaaaggGCAATtaatgtaattagttcaatatttgCAATAGAGCATGCCTTGTATTTTGTTGCACGAatgaaatgcgtgtgcaaaatacactaatgtgaatgaaccattgaaatcaatgggttttattcactgcgtattgcgagtGCAAATTTTGCGCTGTGCAAAGTAGTTCATGTGACGCAGGTCTTAGGCTGCCATGGGTACTTTGCGattgcactggggggtgtcaatggatgacagaaggagcccctgccccctgttatctgcttacatgttgcagttgctattgattgtggcatgtaaggagttaaactgtcaggatctgaggtttctccattcttggctgttagagcaggagcctggctgtcagtagtcagttaagtcaccaccttaaaaagttgtatgtgaaGGTTTAGAGACCATTAGTGATCGCCGTAAAAAGGAGTATtagtggtcattaaggggttaagtttagTTATCTACTAACAATACTTTCTGTTTGCAGGAGGAGTTGTGGGACAGCTCACGGCGTCACAGGCAAATGTTAACAGCACATGTTGGAGAAATGGCTTCTTCTTGACTACAAACAGCAATGTGATATTATCGTTCCTCATTCATGACCCGAGTGACTTCTTTAAGACGGCGGCGTTCACCTACAGATGGAGCTTTCATAACAGGTTTGTTAATACAAAataagggggggggaggagtgtaTTTTGAAAAACATACAATAAAAACATAGAATACAATGAGTGTTGTAGTATTCAACATTATCattagaaaataagccctacccaaaacAAAGCCCtatacttacctaaaaggctcagtctgggtcctcccgctgctctccggggtTCCACTaggcgtcctgcagtcctcgacCGTCCatagatcacttcctggttgctcgatttataaatcccacctccaagaagcgatggctctgattggttcctccaGCGCAGctcggccaatcaatgcagcgcttgatgaaccaatgcgatggctgtgattggttcatccagcaaggcattgattggctgagcagtggtcagaGAAGTAATCAACAGCCAACGCGTTGcggaggagggatttatgaatttgctgagccacggcattgattggccagttTATAAATCCTGCCTACACAACAcgctggctgttgattggttcttcggtgctgctcagccaatcaatgcagcgctggataaaccaatcacagccatcgcattggttcattcagcgctgcactgattggcgaGCAGCGCTGAATTAACCAATCAACAACCAGCGCAttgtggaggtggaatttatgaatctcGTCCCTATGGCATGCatctcccacctgcagtgacatcagaatgaatgtagCGATGGCCATGCAGGTACAGCCGCTGCTACATGCATTTcactggggctgatggaaataggaGAACGCTTGTACTTGGttgtctccggcagtcccattgaaagtgaatgcagTGGCAGCTATTCATGCATAACTGCCCCCTTCAATCTCATCCCCTCTGCACGGGGTGCAGTAAACCTGTAGTGAAGAGGAAAGGGAACATGGGACTTAATGATGGGGTCTTAATGATGAGAGAGCCAGTTTCTCTGATAAAGTGTCCAttcaacatccagccaatgtcattaaccactatcttcagcataaagggGGCCCTGGAAGTGATGTGGCCCCTCAGACCCATGAACGCAACATTAACcattctgtctgggattacatgaagagacagaaggatttgagcgagctaCATCCACCGAAGATCGGTGGTCAGTTCTCCAAGATGTATAGAATAACCTCACTGCTGAGctgcttcaaaaactgtgtgcaagtctgCCTACAAcagttgatgctgttttgaagacaaacgATGTTCACACCAACTATtgctttgatttagatttctcttttgttcagtcactttgcattgtgTTAATTGATAATATGAatctattaacccttctatttttGGAAGTATTCTTtctttgcagcactttttcacaactgcctaaaacttttgcacagtcctgcatcattttatatataatgtgccagtttttttgtttttaccagGACTACAGTTTCAACATCTGATCCTTTTGTTCATCACAACTATCCTTCAGCTGGAATCTTCAGAGTTTCCCTTCACGTTACTGCTCATCTCCATGATGCCAAGTACCAAAGGCATTCTGGGAAAAAAACAGGGAAGTTCACGGCCAGGTTGACATTACAAGGTACAACTATGCCATGTTTATTGGTCTGTCTCTTCTCTTATATTCTTTAGTACCATACATCAGTGGAGGAATGTGGTGGGTGCGTGAAAAAATCACGTCTAtcagaaccaatagtttcctatagaaacgttcagatgaaggcaTTTTACTCACACCaatcaaagatgggacatgcgtgtaaaaagataggacctgacctatctttgatgcGTGCTGCGCAGAAGTCTTCATAGACTGGAgctggagtttagctgtgtccaggCTCGGAAAAGAAGATTACAAGTCATTTGGAGTATTTCTGCTGATCGAGGGATTTCAAAACAGCAGCGGCGCCCCTAAactcagaagcacattttaaatgtcccgctgtaaactctaCCCTCTAGActaccctctagccctgccccctctcaacTTGCAATGGGGAAATCCCAGGGAGTAGACCTCTAGCCATGCCCtctctctagccccgcccccttcttcTGCACTATGGTGATATCCCTCGGGATCCCCATAGCAGGttgagagagcagggctatgggggactaacccatagcagggagagagagagatcgaggcTATGGGTGACTTCCCCATAGCACTGCTATCTCTTTGCTATGAGGAAATCCCGAAGCTCTGCGGAGCTTCTTCTTTCTCGCCTCCTGGTGCAGCTGCACTTTTTTAAAGCGAcctgctgctccagtgaatgggcgattttcatgcgCATAAAGTTCAGGTTTTCTGTGCGTAAAAAATCATCTGTTCGcgcgatttttagtgcagtatagccgcaattttttttgtgcgcttatactgcgctaaaaccatgctaatgtgaatgaggccttatagtggGAACCACCAGGTGAGCTTGTCCTGGACTTGTGGTTATATAAGTGCATCCAATCTGAATTAGTTGAGCAGCAGTGTAAGccttcattcacacgggtgcaaCGATTTTTCAGGTCATGGCCACAGCgcggccgaaaatcacatgaatgagacGCAGCCGtcaccaagtcacggctgcaaccATCGTTTTaatgcccgttcagacagccgaGGCTGCGGCTTTGCTAAACTCCGaccactctctgccccttgccgatGGCGTCAGGACCGCAAAAGATAATGGCTGGTTttgtgactatttttttctgtatcTACTTCTATCTCTGCAATACTGCTGTTATTGCTAACACTACTACTACccggtttcccccaaaataagtcctaccctgaaaataagccatagctgcattacataaaaaaaggaatacattacctaaccggtacggtccaggtccctctcgctgctctccagagctccgacacgtttcttgcagtcctcggccgcctacagaagatcacttcctggttacgaaattcataaatcccacctctaggaagctatggctctgattggttctcgagcgctgcccagccaatcaatgcagtgctcgatgaatcaatgcaatggctgtaattgattcatcaagcactgcattgattggcagagcagcggttgaagaaccaatcacagccatcatggtgtggaagcaggatttattaatttgtctgagctgcggcattgattggtcaattcatgaatcctccacaatgtgatgtctgtgattggctgagcagcggtcgaagaaccaatcacagacatcacgTTATGGAGGATTTATGAtatggccaatcaatgccatgccctgccaatcaatgcagcgcttgatgaaccaatcacagacatcacattggctcattgagcactgcattgattggctgagcagcacttgagaaccagTTGAGAGTGATtgcttcttggaggcgggatttatttcagtaagagaaaaacaaaaaactcataCTTGCCTATCTAATGGCGCTGCCACAGTGGTCCCTGCCTGTCCAGTCACAGAAGTGGTTGGAGGAGTCAAGTGCTGCTTATCGCTCACCTGACTGCTGAGGCTAGTAATCGGCTAAGCGGCACATGAGTGGTGAACAGCACCTGACCAGTGCAATTTCTTCTGGGACCACAGTGGCGGTGCTGCACTGGTGGGGCCATTGATAAGGTTAAGTATAGGTGTTTTCTTTATCTTAGCCCATTATCTCTCCACTTCCAATGTTTTTACACTTGCaaagcccctttaaataaattaCTGTCACTTTACTCATTAATTAGAAGAGTCTCAGAATTGGTTACTTCTATCCAGTCTTCTGCTTAGATTGGTTTTGTGTAATTGCAGATTACCCCATCCTGGATTAAAAGAATGTAACATTACATGGTTCTTGTTGATTGCTATTAGGAAAATTTACCAGGGGTATTCTTTTGTCTCTAGATGTCATAAGTAGCATCACCATAACCAGCCCTGGAGAGACCACCACCGGGCACAGAGTCAGTGTGTCTCTACATATTGTTGGAAGGTAAGGATTAAAAGGATGATATATGATATGTGAATTCTGGGGGTACCCACTTCATAATActgggtgggccacagaaaaatagaCCAGCACCACACTCTAAGGcatcgttcacacaggcgacaaagtcgcacgattttgtcacaTTGCTACaattcgcatgtatgtgaagcccatgctttcctatgggttacttcacacatgcgatgttttgtagcatgcgacatcccgaCATAAGAACTTCACGGGTCtcgcgatatgcacgcgactcgtgagggtttgtagcccatgtttccctatggagccttcttctctgttgcatcgcatcgcacaaaaacgcaatgcaattttgacagtaggaaatcctcctgttaaagccctaatctaagccctggctgcagagaaaaaaaagtatTCATCACTTTGGAAGCGCTGTCAGCCCTGCCGCATCTTGTGCCCGGCActattcttcttctcttctggttggggattgaaaaatccccgccccctggaagcgctgcctctgattggctgacgcttagccaatcacagccagcgcttgatgaactaatcacagccattcactgagcgctggctctgattagctaagcctaagccaatcacagccagcgcttccagaaggcagggatttttcactcCCCGGCCATAAGAGATGAAGAACACCATTACCGGACACCCGGGTAGAAGCTGCAGCGGACAATGcttctaggtgaagtatacttcttttctttttcttctgcagttagggcttattttcagggcagggcttataattcaagccccccttcccgaaaatcctcccatgtggtgctacaaagtcatgcgtagtgccacatgcgactttgtagacAAGTGAtggatatcgctgtgattttctcgtggcgatgctacattgcccgtgtgaaggaggctgttttagcgcagtataggcacgtgaaaagatcgcaGCTATACTGAACTAAATATCGcgtgaacgggtgaattccaCCTCAtttaattagcccgttcacacaatcagAGGAGCGTGGTGTGTATCttcaagctcccataggagtctatggaagcatgCAGcggagataggtcaggtcctatcttttctcgcaccacggaccttagatgcgagtattgcagtcgcatgtcctatctttgattgctgCAAGCTTTTTGCGCatttaaaatttcttcatgtgatTGCctctatagaaaaccattggttctaatagaagcgatCTTTTCACGTGCTTATAATGCGCAAAAACAgctcttgtgtgaatgaggcctaagaccaGATTCGCACAGGAGTATTTGCGTGTGCACAATTTacacgcacaatatgcagagaattgaatccattgatttcaatgggttcgttcactaaAGATCCCCATGGGGGGTATGCAAATGTGCgctcaatacgcaaggagatgcgtgatacgctgcgcaGTACCAcagacacatctggaactaagtaGCCATTTCAAGCCACTTGTCTTGTTTGCCGCAAGcagatgaacatgccctgtgggtgggcaacgtacagtaaaatatgccgtaACACATGCTAAAAAGCATAACTTATTCCACTAATGCGCGGGAAGGAGCCCTTTGGGCCCTTTTCATGGGCCAAGAAATCGTCCAGATTCTCGTAAGCAGCGAGAatctgagcgattatcgttcagtctaaatgtatGCACGACAAAGAAGGAAATTAGTTTAGcgtagcatgacttgtttgtaacaaacccatgggggctctggttaattactccgttCCCCTCCAAGTACTCCATGGGACAAATAAACGATTTatcactccgtgtaaaaggagccttagaTCTGACCGAcggttcattcacacaggtgagcatgAGTGCCGCCAGACATTCTCAGGTACAACTCCCATCGCACAGGACACTCTGCCACAAATCTGACAAATTTGTTTGTCATTCTGCCTGTATAAAAACTtaaaaactgaatgatggatcAGCACCAGTAAACAAGCAGTCGTTCCTCTATgaatgatccccggcccgctctgcctccattcactagcaatgatGTCTAAGAGCACAGGAAGATTTAAAGCGATATATGTCTGAGAATACATTTATGACATGATCCTTCTTCTCCCAGTCCCCCTCTTACGGTCTGCTGGCTTATCAAGTCTGACTGTGTGTCTTTGGATGGAGAGGAATGCCACCTGCTGGTGATGAATGATACTACCAGCACTATAAAACATCGGTTCAGATCGGCTGGACATTACTGCTTGAGTGTAAAAGCCCAGAATGAAGTCAGCAAGCTATTAGCACATCAGAGCATCACCGTCACTTCTACAGGTAACAAATGGACTTCATGTCATTACTAAAGAATCAACGAACAATGCATTCACACGTGTGCTAATATCTGACTCCATTACTATATTAATGATATCCTCATGGTCATCGATGCTGTCTGCTGTCCGAAAGTGACTGTCACAACAATACAAAGTGGTTGCGGTCAGTATTGATGGGGGGTGCGGTACCGATGCAACTTTTTAGGGACTTGATATTGGTGGAGGGTTCGGTGTTCTGGCACAACAGTGGATTGGGCTTTCTTGGGACTCTGGGCCAGTGAAGGGATCAGTACTGTGATGATAAGCATGACTTGGAGGACGCATAATAACTGGCTTGTGTAGATTCATTTGCCCCAGTATCAGCATCACAGTTGGACACCTGGTATGGAACCATCTGTGATAGGGGTATCACAGGATCATACGCTGGTGCAGATTACTTCTGACGCAACATCGTGGATTGCAAGTGAACTTTATTTGAAGAATATCACCATCTCTATTGAATATGTGCATCACAGCAAGTCTCCCCTCTTCGTGGCatttgatttttatacctgcacaaactgaatgacaaacgataagCAAACGGATTATTGTTTGTCGTTAGGTAGCTTGCAccgtttacactaaacgattattgATCAGATTTGCACGCTCCAGCGAGAATTTGActgatcgttccatctaaaagggcccttagttttTGGCCTTTAGAGCTCATTTCCTGTACTTTGTATCAGCCTCCCTGACAGATCTCTTCTtcgactgcagtgtctatataaattgatatgtagaagctgcagaagacaaacagtgcaagtttttttaaattaaactttatcgCAAAAATTATGTAAAGAATAAAAGAatgtaatgatttggaaatctcaactCACCATATTGTATTCACACTAgagcatagaacacatatcagaaggtgaaagggagacatttgtACATTTCAttagaaaaaactaaaatttacAAATTGTTGGCAGCATCACAGCTCATAAAAGCTGgggcagggccatgtctaccattgtgtagcatacccttttctttttacaacagtcagtAAACGTCTGGGAAGGGAATAGATTAATTGCTGGGGTTTTGGGAgatgaatgttgtcccattcttgtctgatctAGGATTCTAGCAGCTCAGCAGTCCTGGGGCGACTTTGTCGgatttttttgtttcataatacGCCAAACATTTTctattggtggaaggtctggactgcaggcagacaGTTCAGCcaccggactcttcttctggaagccatgctgttttGATGGATGcggtatgtggtttagcattgtcttgctgaaatatacaaggccttccaaGAAAGAGACATTGTCTGAATGGGAGCATATGTGGTTCGAAAACCTCtacatactgctcagcattgatagtgtctTTCATGATGTGTaaactgcccatgccataggcactaatgtaaCCCCATATCATCAAAGATGCAGGCTTTTGTACTGtgcccctctcctcttgagtccgcaggacacggcgtccgtggtttccaaaaataatttcacattttgattcatctgaccacagaacagttttccatttggcctcagtccattttaaatgagctttggcccagagaagatgctggcatttctggattgtgttgatatacagCTTCTCCTTTGCATGATGCAGCATTAACatacatttgtggattgcacagcgaACTATGTTCACAgataatgatttctggaagtatctctgaccccatgcagtgatttacattacaTAAACATGACtctttttaatgcagtgatgcctgaaGGCCCATAGATCTCGAATCTTGACCATCGACactgtcccttgtgcacatgaatttctccagattctctggatCTTTTGAGGTCTTCACAATTTTACTCTGAGAAAAACTTTTTTCTgcaattgttccacaatttttagatgcagtttttcatagattggtgaacctctgatcaTCTTTGCTACTGAGAGACTCGGCttctctaacattttttttttatacaaacaatgacagaaaatggccatatacttactgactaaggagtgcatatagatgcatcctctcatcatgcaggtagcagactaccaaatgagggagctaattacacctgtgcaggacaacGATGAAACAGctactcacacagcctcttaatatagaggggggtagctgcttgtggcatactcccacacagagtagatacaaagtgccagaccttctgatacatgtagtgcaccatgcagacaggcaacctattaatgatgccacaaTAGTTcggcatttattatctattattcacatgcagtgtggctttaaaacgccagggggagcccagggtggcagtaccaatgtgggttaattttggggtgcagggcaacccgccgaactattatggcatcattgaTAGGTTGCTGGTCCGCATAGTGCACtaaatgtatcagaaggtctgccactttgtatccactctgtgtgggagtatacaccaagcagccacccccctctatattaagaggctgtgtgagtggctgtttcatcggtgtccctcacaggtgtaattagctcccttatttggtagtttgctacctgcctgatgagaggatgcagctatctgccctccttagtcagtaagtttatggccattttctgtgattgtttgtatgtttttatatttccccttttgTGTCTTTTTATACACCATCATGTGACTTAGTGTCACGTCTGATGAGGATGTAATAAAACCGATCCCCTTAACAGTTCctgggctatgttcacacagtggaacaAACAACATAAAGCACCACAGGAAACCTGTGATATAACAGATGGAGAGAGGAACTTTCCCTATATGACTTAGAATGAGAGCCCAAACCTGCCTATAACGAATGTCCCGTCCAAAGAAAAACACACTCGACCCACAATCCTCGACCATTCACTGTCCCTATCAGCAACAGAAGTAAACAACTAAGTAAGAATACAGCTACCACCAATAACCACAATTCTTAGTTGAGATGAGCAGGGAAAAACAGCAGACCAAGATTCAGCTCTaattccaacaaccatcagatgaagactgagaataatcagtgCAGGCCCACAAccaagacaggaataaaagccctccctaattgctaggcaggtgcaacaggtagcagaacactcccatAGACACTCCAACCAGTGCTAGAAAAAGCTGAGAGGAAAATCCCAAATAGTTCTTGCAACCTGCCGCaacacttaggcctccctcacacaggcgtttttgt
This window encodes:
- the TMEM130 gene encoding transmembrane protein 130; translated protein: MASSSFTPAIHCLLFLTAAGISTSGYESYFLMVSSDGPVTLGAQATVNASLLIVNDSTSLIADPGLFHFHWVYSPLLLLHHSQRGSSSVITLRGESPGSYPISVQVTERSCSTCEPIARNTTELQITRGVVGQLTASQANVNSTCWRNGFFLTTNSNVILSFLIHDPSDFFKTAAFTYRWSFHNRTTVSTSDPFVHHNYPSAGIFRVSLHVTAHLHDAKYQRHSGKKTGKFTARLTLQDVISSITITSPGETTTGHRVSVSLHIVGSPPLTVCWLIKSDCVSLDGEECHLLVMNDTTSTIKHRFRSAGHYCLSVKAQNEVSKLLAHQSITVTSTGVHPVWFVLPSCAFSAIAIGIIFYTLFRASNHSPHQKSLVEVADFDFSPVSEKYEALPEYKEIPAGNLCCSYCTAESSSEEGEQSGESQPLLHPSSTPTRSYTL